The following are encoded together in the Planococcus antarcticus DSM 14505 genome:
- a CDS encoding LacI family DNA-binding transcriptional regulator has protein sequence MKKSINAYDVAKKAGVSQSTVSRVLNDYQFIKKETKEKVLKAIEELEFTRDEIARSLANRETRTIGLIVGDITNAFFSESAKVITRIAQENDYNVILCNTNHDEESLVQYIDSLKGQRVDGIIIAGADKDNKKIRELFDQHFPVILYNSIIEHDKANYVAVNNYQGARLAVEHLYELGHRDIGYIAGPEKYVTTHLRNIGFESALTHYNLKLNPNFVYTDEFLYEKVYAFTKKLLRQPERPSCLFVASDQMALAVLDAASSENIEIPSQLSVIGFDNISLAGNSYIGLSTVAQPMKKMARLALENLIVIMERKSNKEVSTLPVQIVLDAEVFSRKTTGVR, from the coding sequence ATGAAAAAATCGATTAATGCATATGATGTTGCAAAAAAAGCGGGTGTTTCTCAATCAACTGTTTCTCGAGTGCTGAATGATTATCAATTTATAAAAAAAGAAACGAAAGAGAAAGTCCTGAAGGCGATCGAAGAATTGGAATTCACGAGGGATGAAATCGCAAGAAGTTTAGCGAATCGGGAAACGAGAACAATAGGGCTGATTGTCGGAGATATTACAAATGCCTTTTTTTCAGAATCTGCAAAAGTGATTACTCGGATTGCACAAGAGAATGATTATAACGTCATTTTATGTAATACAAATCATGATGAAGAAAGTTTAGTGCAATATATTGATAGTCTGAAAGGACAGCGTGTTGACGGGATAATTATTGCCGGAGCGGATAAAGACAATAAGAAAATCAGAGAACTCTTCGATCAACACTTCCCAGTCATTTTATACAACAGCATTATTGAACACGATAAAGCGAATTATGTTGCGGTGAATAATTACCAAGGTGCACGGCTTGCGGTTGAACACCTGTATGAGTTGGGGCATCGTGATATCGGCTATATTGCTGGGCCGGAAAAATATGTAACGACTCATTTACGCAATATCGGATTCGAGTCAGCACTTACACATTATAATTTGAAGTTGAACCCTAATTTTGTCTATACAGATGAATTTCTATATGAAAAGGTCTATGCATTTACGAAAAAGTTACTCCGTCAGCCAGAACGTCCTAGTTGTTTATTCGTCGCATCTGATCAAATGGCGTTGGCCGTACTAGATGCGGCTTCAAGTGAAAATATTGAGATTCCGAGTCAATTATCAGTAATCGGTTTTGATAATATAAGTCTTGCTGGAAATAGTTATATAGGATTATCAACCGTTGCGCAGCCGATGAAGAAGATGGCAAGATTGGCATTGGAAAACCTGATTGTCATTATGGAAAGAAAAAGTAATAAGGAAGTCAGTACCTTACCAGTTCAAATTGTGCTGGATGCTGAAGTGTTTTCGAGAAAAACGACAGGCGTTCGATGA